A region from the Aegilops tauschii subsp. strangulata cultivar AL8/78 chromosome 5, Aet v6.0, whole genome shotgun sequence genome encodes:
- the LOC109747875 gene encoding auxin-responsive protein SAUR36-like: protein MMSAKNLAQLAKKWQRVVAMGRKRLTSSTSGEETGGPCGTSCSPVAGKGHFVVYTTDGARFEVPLAFLGTTVFDELLRMSQEEFGFTGVNSGRITLPCDTSMMEYAMCLLRRSVSPEVEAALLNSMTMPCHYHAEPHLGVSVHYGVCSS, encoded by the coding sequence ATGATGAGTGCCAAGAACCTCGCTCAGCTGGCCAAGAAGTGGCAGAGGGTGGTGGCTATGGGGAGGAAGAGGCTCACCTCATCAACATCAGGGGAGGAAACCGGAGGGCCGTGCGGCACGTCGTGCTCGCCTGTGGCTGGCAAGGGCCACTTCGTCGTGTACACTACCGACGGTGCGAGGTTCGAGGTGCCGCTTGCGTTCCTCGGCACGACCGTCTTCGACGAGCTGTTGAGGATGTCCCAAGAGGAGTTCGGCTTCACAGGCGTTAACAGTGGCAGAATCACGCTGCCCTGTGACACATCAATGATGGAGTATGCCATGTGCTTGCTCAGGAGAAGTGTGTCCCCAGAGGTGGAGGCTGCGCTCCTCAACAGCATGACGATGCCATGCCACTATCATGCGGAGCCACATCTGGGAGTTAGTGTGCATTATGGTGTCTGCAGCTCCTGA